The Thermosynechococcus sp. genome has a segment encoding these proteins:
- a CDS encoding protoglobin domain-containing protein: protein MTIEPINFMATMVRRVQLTDEDKSLLAEAAPWGKEIAPQMADIFYDYLGRDEEMNAILNATEGRIHRLHQTFVDWFYEMFTGMDSWGKAYAERRWKIGLVHVRIGIGPQHVVPAMAVVVNAVRQKLREANKSEALSDALGKICMIDLAFIEQAYFEVSSQAVLKETGWTQALFQRLIATGAAAM from the coding sequence ATGACAATCGAGCCAATCAATTTTATGGCAACAATGGTACGACGAGTCCAGTTGACCGATGAAGACAAATCGCTGTTAGCTGAAGCTGCCCCTTGGGGGAAAGAAATTGCTCCGCAAATGGCGGATATTTTTTATGACTATCTAGGCCGTGACGAAGAAATGAACGCTATCCTCAATGCCACGGAGGGGCGAATCCATCGTCTGCACCAAACCTTTGTGGACTGGTTTTATGAAATGTTCACAGGAATGGACAGTTGGGGCAAAGCCTATGCTGAGCGACGCTGGAAAATTGGCCTTGTCCATGTGCGCATTGGAATTGGCCCGCAGCACGTGGTGCCTGCAATGGCGGTTGTCGTGAATGCCGTACGCCAAAAATTAAGGGAAGCCAACAAATCCGAAGCCCTCAGTGACGCTCTTGGCAAAATTTGCATGATTGATCTTGCCTTTATTGAGCAGGCCTACTTTGAAGTTTCTTCCCAAGCAGTCCTCAAAGAAACCGGTTGGACACAGGCACTGTTTCAGCGTCTGATTGCCACGGGTGCGGCTGCTATGTAG
- a CDS encoding ATP/GTP-binding protein, whose translation MEIMRIVITGPVGAGKSTFIRTISEIEPVDTDRKATDETAAFKEKTTVAMDFGRLQFGPNVALHLYGTPGQERFDFMWDILIRKAHAFILLVSSHRPQDFRAARRILAFMRHRTKIPMLVGLSHADNPNAWPAEEIAIALGYLSPHRRPPMLPVNALERSSVAAAMVALIQAYARAQSSQSNYSALTT comes from the coding sequence ATGGAAATTATGCGCATTGTCATTACAGGGCCTGTAGGGGCAGGCAAGTCCACATTCATCCGCACGATTAGCGAGATTGAACCAGTGGATACGGATCGCAAGGCAACGGATGAAACTGCTGCTTTCAAGGAAAAGACAACGGTGGCCATGGATTTTGGGCGGCTTCAGTTTGGCCCCAATGTTGCCCTACATCTGTATGGCACCCCTGGCCAAGAACGCTTTGACTTTATGTGGGATATTCTCATTCGCAAAGCCCATGCCTTTATCCTGCTGGTGAGTTCTCACCGTCCCCAGGATTTTCGAGCGGCACGGCGGATTTTGGCCTTTATGCGCCATCGCACAAAGATTCCGATGCTAGTGGGTCTGAGCCATGCCGATAATCCCAATGCTTGGCCTGCTGAAGAGATCGCGATCGCCCTTGGCTACTTAAGTCCCCATCGTCGCCCACCGATGCTGCCAGTCAATGCCTTGGAGAGGTCCTCTGTTGCTGCTGCCATGGTGGCACTCATTCAAGCCTATGCCCGTGCCCAGTCCTCGCAATCAAACTACAGCGCACTCACCACTTAA
- a CDS encoding SDR family oxidoreductase yields the protein MYCPQQGMNVRCHSIHPAAILIPMGEPILGTGSEREYGHVPPLRQFGLPAAVAAVAVIFTADALSCTTGAEINIDGAVVAASAAIP from the coding sequence TTGTATTGCCCTCAGCAAGGGATGAACGTGCGTTGTCATTCTATTCACCCAGCAGCAATCCTTATCCCCATGGGAGAACCCATCCTTGGCACTGGCTCAGAACGAGAGTATGGCCATGTTCCGCCCTTAAGACAGTTTGGACTGCCTGCGGCAGTCGCTGCAGTAGCTGTCATCTTTACTGCTGACGCGTTGAGTTGCACCACTGGCGCAGAAATCAATATTGACGGCGCTGTTGTGGCAGCATCTGCAGCAATCCCCTGA
- a CDS encoding roadblock/LC7 domain-containing protein, producing MPINAAKLEATLQNFVANASNVQGAALVSPDGLTLAAALPGGMDDERVAAMSAAMLSLGERIGRELSRGQVERILVEGSNGYGILTSCTEDAVFLVLADASAKLGIINLEIKNVLADLQNQLTDVSSAVNV from the coding sequence ATGCCGATTAACGCTGCAAAACTGGAAGCCACACTGCAAAACTTTGTTGCCAATGCCAGTAATGTCCAAGGGGCAGCCCTCGTGTCTCCCGATGGTCTGACGCTAGCAGCAGCTCTACCAGGAGGCATGGACGATGAACGGGTGGCGGCAATGTCAGCCGCAATGCTGTCCCTAGGGGAGCGGATTGGCCGAGAACTGAGTCGTGGCCAAGTGGAACGAATTTTGGTTGAGGGAAGCAATGGCTATGGCATTCTCACTAGTTGTACTGAAGATGCGGTCTTTCTGGTGCTAGCGGATGCCTCTGCCAAGTTGGGAATTATCAATCTTGAAATTAAAAATGTGTTGGCCGATCTGCAAAACCAACTCACCGATGTGAGTTCAGCAGTGAATGTTTAA
- the trmB gene encoding tRNA (guanosine(46)-N7)-methyltransferase TrmB — MGDRAMAVRVRQHVNPLSQKFQQDIAVPDWSRIYEQPSQPLHLDIGCARGTFLLEMAALYPEQNFLGLEIRYPLVVAANERRDRHQLRNLHYLWGNANVHLRKILSGLPLHTVTIQFPDPWFKRRHHKRRLVTPELVATLAELLPAGGHVFLQSDVFEVAESMVQQFRAHGAFRSICPDWLPQSPWPIATEREKCVLNKGLAVYRWQFERCAV; from the coding sequence ATGGGCGATCGCGCCATGGCAGTACGGGTGCGACAACACGTTAACCCTCTCAGTCAAAAATTCCAGCAGGACATTGCTGTTCCCGATTGGTCAAGGATTTACGAGCAACCTTCGCAGCCTTTACATCTGGATATTGGCTGTGCAAGGGGGACATTCTTGCTAGAAATGGCAGCACTTTACCCAGAGCAAAATTTTCTGGGTCTGGAAATTCGCTACCCGTTAGTGGTCGCTGCCAATGAGCGGCGCGATCGCCACCAACTTCGGAACCTCCACTATCTTTGGGGCAATGCCAATGTCCACTTGCGCAAAATTCTCAGCGGCCTTCCCCTGCACACCGTCACGATCCAGTTTCCAGATCCCTGGTTCAAGCGCCGTCACCATAAACGCCGCCTCGTCACCCCTGAACTGGTGGCCACTCTTGCTGAACTCCTGCCCGCTGGTGGACATGTTTTCCTGCAGTCGGATGTTTTTGAAGTGGCTGAATCAATGGTGCAACAGTTTCGTGCCCATGGCGCCTTTCGCTCAATCTGTCCAGATTGGTTACCCCAGAGCCCTTGGCCCATCGCGACAGAACGGGAAAAATGCGTCCTCAATAAAGGATTGGCCGTTTACCGCTGGCAATTTGAGCGGTGTGCTGTCTAA
- a CDS encoding DUF167 domain-containing protein: protein MSKKHVIVKPNARQSSVSITPEGQLLVMVRAPANDGKANQELIAVLAEYFRVPKSRIQLVKGYTSRHKVIELLDEGHLD, encoded by the coding sequence ATGAGTAAAAAGCACGTCATCGTCAAACCCAATGCACGGCAGTCTTCTGTCTCTATCACCCCTGAAGGTCAACTTCTGGTTATGGTGCGTGCCCCTGCCAATGATGGTAAAGCCAATCAGGAACTCATTGCCGTCTTAGCAGAGTATTTTCGCGTACCCAAGTCGCGTATTCAGTTGGTTAAAGGGTACACCAGTCGCCATAAGGTGATTGAACTGCTGGATGAAGGGCATCTAGACTAA
- a CDS encoding Tab2/Atab2 family RNA-binding protein — translation MDTIWELDFYSRPLVDENNRKIWELLVCDRQQQFRFSKTCAGAEANARWLAAALKEAMVQWRQQLGLAEGVQPQRVRFFRRAMTSIITRGGEAAGLVMVPSRRTFALYDWLRDRATNFYPTLPNYQAELATPPQLIPPAAQPLPAALRGDRWQFSGLPLGEIKTASEWELPFGEVPPLPFLSLSDDALLPGLIIYSQRALPLAGWLSGLEPASLSFEETPQPLLILETGASDRWVLISGRNPQIQRELAAFKDACTQSQGLHFIAVKEQPTQETLQGFWLLQQTPEV, via the coding sequence ATGGATACGATCTGGGAGTTGGATTTTTATTCCCGTCCCCTTGTGGATGAAAACAACAGGAAAATCTGGGAGCTGCTGGTTTGCGATCGCCAGCAACAATTTCGGTTCAGCAAAACCTGTGCAGGAGCTGAAGCCAATGCCCGCTGGTTAGCAGCGGCACTTAAGGAAGCCATGGTTCAATGGCGACAGCAACTGGGCCTGGCAGAGGGGGTTCAACCCCAGCGAGTGCGTTTTTTTCGCCGAGCCATGACCAGCATTATTACGCGGGGGGGAGAAGCGGCAGGATTAGTGATGGTGCCGAGTCGGCGCACGTTTGCTCTCTATGATTGGCTGCGCGATCGCGCCACAAACTTCTATCCAACCCTACCGAACTACCAAGCGGAGCTGGCAACGCCACCCCAGTTAATCCCGCCGGCAGCGCAACCTTTACCAGCGGCGCTGCGGGGCGATCGCTGGCAATTTAGTGGCCTCCCTCTTGGGGAAATTAAAACCGCCTCCGAATGGGAGCTGCCCTTTGGTGAGGTACCACCCCTGCCCTTTTTGAGCCTCAGCGACGATGCGCTCCTGCCAGGGTTAATTATCTATTCGCAGCGGGCACTGCCCTTGGCGGGTTGGCTATCGGGGTTAGAGCCGGCCTCTCTCAGTTTTGAGGAGACACCGCAGCCGTTGCTGATCTTGGAAACGGGGGCGAGCGATCGCTGGGTTCTCATTAGTGGCCGCAATCCTCAGATTCAAAGGGAACTGGCGGCCTTTAAGGACGCCTGTACCCAAAGCCAAGGGCTGCACTTTATCGCAGTGAAGGAACAACCGACACAGGAGACCCTGCAGGGCTTTTGGTTGTTGCAGCAAACTCCTGAAGTTTGA
- the dapB gene encoding 4-hydroxy-tetrahydrodipicolinate reductase, with protein MSTPISVIVVGALGKMGREVVKAVHQAPDTVLYAAIDRKQVGEDIGEALGLGALEIPISGSLQEVCVAAAQEKQPVVMVDFTHPQAVYENVRMAIAYGVYPVVGTTGLSPEQIEELAELADKADMGVVIAPNFSIGMVLLQEAAIRASQYFDHVEIIELHHNQKADAPSGTALQTAQRLAELGKTFNPPQVQESEHLTGARGACAMAEIRIHSVRLPGLIAHQEVIFGAPGQIYTLRHDTSDRQCYMPGVLLAIRKVRQLKRLIYGLEKLL; from the coding sequence ATGAGTACACCTATCTCAGTCATTGTTGTTGGCGCCCTTGGTAAGATGGGGCGCGAAGTCGTTAAGGCTGTACACCAAGCACCCGACACAGTGCTCTATGCTGCCATCGATCGCAAGCAGGTGGGAGAAGATATTGGCGAAGCTTTGGGGCTAGGGGCATTAGAAATTCCCATTAGTGGCAGCTTGCAGGAGGTGTGTGTGGCGGCTGCCCAAGAAAAACAACCCGTGGTCATGGTGGACTTCACCCATCCCCAAGCGGTGTACGAGAATGTGCGCATGGCGATCGCCTATGGGGTCTATCCGGTGGTGGGCACAACAGGTCTGAGTCCTGAACAAATTGAGGAACTGGCCGAGCTCGCCGACAAGGCCGATATGGGGGTGGTGATTGCGCCGAATTTCTCCATTGGCATGGTGTTGCTCCAAGAGGCGGCCATCCGCGCCAGCCAATACTTTGACCATGTGGAGATCATTGAACTCCACCACAATCAAAAAGCCGATGCCCCCAGTGGTACTGCCCTGCAAACCGCACAGCGTTTAGCTGAATTGGGCAAAACCTTTAACCCACCCCAGGTGCAGGAATCGGAACATCTTACGGGGGCGCGGGGGGCCTGTGCCATGGCTGAGATTCGCATCCACAGTGTTCGCCTGCCGGGATTAATTGCCCATCAGGAGGTGATTTTTGGGGCACCGGGGCAAATTTATACACTACGCCATGACACTAGCGATCGCCAGTGCTATATGCCGGGGGTACTGCTCGCCATTCGCAAAGTCAGGCAACTCAAACGCTTGATCTATGGCCTTGAGAAGCTGCTCTAG
- a CDS encoding ammonium transporter, whose translation MKRARRQKRPLLNLDWQPNFRWRSPALVACIPLALIIVTVWGVAAQAQDKPLTPEDVQGVLNTIWVLVAAILVIFMNAGFGMLETGFCRQKNAVNILAKNLIVFALATLAYWAIGFSFMFGTEGNAFIGSGGFFLSSENPETYGLKPFPEGLVIPVAFLFQAAFAGTAATIVSGAVAERIKFIDFLIFSLLLTGISYPITGHWVWGGGLLSNISFLGEGVAFKDFAGSTVVHAVGGWSALMGAAFLGPRIGKYAADGTPQALPGHNMGFAMLGCLILWIGWFGFNPGSQLAADQAVPYIAVTTNLAAAAGGIAATITAWLAIGKPDLSMIINGILAGLVAITAGCAGVSYWSAVIIGAIGGVIVVYSVLFFDRIKIDDPVGATSVHLVCGTWGTLAVGLFDKELGLLTGNGVTQLIAQIIGILTIGGFTVLLTSIFWLALKQTLGIRVSEEEELKGLDIGEHGMEAYSGFLKE comes from the coding sequence CTGAAACGTGCTAGACGGCAAAAGCGCCCGTTACTAAACCTCGACTGGCAGCCCAATTTCCGTTGGCGATCGCCCGCCCTTGTCGCCTGCATTCCCCTAGCTTTAATCATTGTGACTGTTTGGGGAGTGGCTGCGCAGGCTCAGGATAAACCCCTCACCCCTGAAGACGTTCAAGGAGTGCTCAATACTATTTGGGTATTGGTGGCAGCAATTCTCGTGATTTTCATGAATGCCGGCTTCGGCATGTTGGAAACTGGCTTCTGCCGCCAGAAAAATGCTGTCAACATTCTTGCTAAAAACCTAATTGTTTTTGCCTTGGCCACCCTTGCCTACTGGGCGATCGGTTTCTCCTTCATGTTTGGTACCGAGGGCAATGCCTTTATCGGCTCAGGGGGCTTTTTCCTCAGCAGTGAAAACCCAGAAACCTATGGCCTGAAGCCCTTCCCAGAAGGACTGGTCATTCCAGTGGCGTTCCTCTTCCAGGCAGCCTTTGCAGGCACAGCGGCGACGATTGTCTCCGGCGCCGTGGCGGAGCGCATTAAATTCATTGACTTTTTGATTTTTAGTCTGCTGCTGACGGGAATTTCCTATCCCATTACCGGTCATTGGGTCTGGGGAGGTGGCCTGCTCAGTAATATCAGCTTCCTGGGCGAGGGGGTGGCTTTCAAGGATTTTGCCGGTTCAACCGTTGTCCATGCAGTGGGCGGTTGGTCTGCGTTAATGGGGGCCGCTTTTTTGGGGCCACGGATTGGCAAATATGCTGCCGACGGTACTCCCCAAGCCCTACCGGGGCATAACATGGGCTTTGCTATGCTGGGGTGTTTGATTCTTTGGATTGGCTGGTTTGGCTTTAATCCTGGCTCACAACTGGCTGCCGACCAAGCCGTCCCCTACATTGCTGTAACCACCAACTTGGCGGCGGCAGCCGGTGGGATTGCGGCAACAATTACCGCTTGGCTAGCTATTGGTAAGCCTGATCTTTCCATGATTATCAACGGTATTCTGGCGGGCCTGGTGGCCATTACAGCAGGCTGTGCAGGTGTATCTTACTGGAGTGCCGTGATCATTGGTGCCATTGGCGGCGTCATTGTGGTCTATTCTGTGCTCTTCTTTGACCGCATCAAAATCGATGATCCCGTCGGTGCCACCTCTGTCCACTTAGTCTGTGGCACTTGGGGTACCCTAGCCGTTGGCTTGTTTGACAAAGAGTTAGGCTTGCTCACCGGCAATGGGGTAACTCAATTGATTGCTCAGATCATTGGTATCTTGACCATCGGTGGCTTTACTGTGCTCCTGACCAGTATCTTTTGGCTAGCCTTAAAACAAACCCTTGGTATTCGCGTTTCCGAGGAAGAGGAACTTAAAGGCTTGGACATCGGCGAGCATGGCATGGAGGCCTACAGCGGTTTCTTGAAGGAGTAA
- a CDS encoding DUF4388 domain-containing protein produces the protein MKITGYLSEFSLGEIFRFLEQGQKTGCLSIKPVEMAGIMPPIPQAQEYYIFFRLGQIVAATTSLDHQGLQRLIEQRGWLRPTTIQRLLPFCSLTGSLGLCLKTQGALEPEQLQLLFKQQVLTPIPQLFSLNEGWFKFDANHPLPFHEMTGLSASPMDISLAGLRLLRDWTALMDKLPLPSSAIASTIQGQPPYRLNRHEWQVWEYAKGTMTLQEISHALNLPILEVQKICFRLMVVGIAEEIAGISAPSAIEPELSETTEISSSFLAGLLTFLKTKTHVNASYGAKGNDTTL, from the coding sequence ATGAAAATTACAGGTTATCTATCGGAATTTTCCTTGGGGGAAATTTTTCGTTTTCTAGAGCAAGGGCAAAAAACAGGCTGCCTCTCGATTAAACCAGTGGAAATGGCAGGGATAATGCCACCCATCCCCCAGGCGCAGGAGTACTATATTTTCTTTCGCTTAGGTCAGATTGTGGCAGCAACAACAAGCTTAGATCATCAAGGACTGCAACGGCTTATTGAGCAGCGGGGATGGCTCCGTCCCACAACGATCCAACGCCTCCTGCCCTTTTGTTCCCTCACGGGTTCCCTTGGCCTCTGCCTAAAAACACAGGGTGCCCTTGAGCCGGAACAGCTGCAGTTATTGTTTAAGCAGCAGGTACTGACACCGATTCCTCAGCTCTTTAGTCTCAATGAGGGCTGGTTCAAGTTTGATGCCAACCATCCGCTGCCCTTTCATGAAATGACGGGACTCAGTGCCTCACCGATGGACATTTCCTTAGCGGGTCTACGACTCCTGCGGGATTGGACAGCCTTGATGGATAAGCTGCCCTTGCCCAGTTCAGCGATCGCCAGCACAATTCAGGGACAGCCCCCCTACCGTCTAAATCGCCATGAGTGGCAAGTGTGGGAGTACGCCAAAGGCACAATGACACTTCAGGAAATTAGCCATGCTTTGAACTTACCGATTCTGGAGGTACAGAAAATCTGCTTCCGCTTAATGGTGGTGGGCATTGCCGAGGAGATTGCGGGCATTAGTGCCCCCTCTGCTATTGAGCCTGAACTGAGTGAAACGACAGAAATCAGCAGCTCCTTTTTGGCGGGACTCCTTACATTCCTAAAAACGAAAACCCATGTGAACGCTTCCTATGGAGCCAAAGGCAATGATACAACGCTTTGA
- a CDS encoding triacylglycerol lipase, translating to MLPVVVLPGYLAAAPDYYPLRDYLRQLGFVVEVVPLRGRSWLPTLGGRSVAPILRALDTTIERVLNETGAPSVHLIGHSAGGWISRIYLGDQPYDGKVWAGHKWVHTLITLGTPHRSQERWTRRNLDFVNTTYPGAYYAQVRYVCLAGKAIYGTSRGSFANWFTYQSYKLTCGEGACWGDGVTPVAAAHLEGAENLVYEDVLHAPRSRWRDRPDAPWYGSPEIVAHWQQYLKTS from the coding sequence GTGTTGCCTGTCGTTGTTCTACCGGGATATTTAGCGGCTGCCCCTGACTACTACCCATTGCGGGATTATCTGCGGCAGTTGGGGTTTGTGGTGGAGGTGGTCCCCCTCAGGGGACGCTCGTGGTTGCCCACATTGGGAGGGCGATCGGTGGCGCCAATTCTGCGGGCTCTCGATACCACCATTGAGCGTGTTCTGAATGAAACAGGGGCCCCTTCTGTGCATCTCATTGGTCATTCAGCGGGGGGCTGGATTAGCCGCATTTACCTAGGGGATCAACCCTATGATGGCAAAGTTTGGGCAGGTCACAAATGGGTGCACACACTAATTACGTTGGGTACTCCCCATCGGAGTCAGGAGCGTTGGACCCGTCGCAATCTCGACTTTGTTAACACCACCTACCCCGGTGCCTATTACGCGCAAGTTCGCTATGTGTGTCTGGCGGGCAAAGCAATCTATGGGACATCACGCGGCTCCTTTGCCAATTGGTTTACGTATCAAAGCTATAAACTCACCTGTGGCGAAGGTGCCTGTTGGGGAGATGGGGTGACACCAGTGGCAGCCGCCCACCTCGAAGGGGCAGAGAATCTGGTCTATGAAGATGTGCTGCATGCGCCGCGCAGCCGTTGGCGCGATCGCCCCGATGCCCCTTGGTACGGCTCCCCAGAAATTGTTGCTCATTGGCAGCAGTATCTCAAGACCAGTTAG
- a CDS encoding cupin domain-containing protein, protein MLVFSFPELVERCQTWTPKRPGYAVCPLDHHNPELASSLYRIEPGQANYPHYHHRGDDIFLIVSGVGELITCPMTPPADSVAATALTRTPVETGSYVHVDAQCLHWLRNLSPDQPLYYLNIAPLSHESDRVDVTIEGWNPKST, encoded by the coding sequence ATGTTAGTTTTTTCTTTTCCTGAGTTGGTTGAGCGCTGTCAAACTTGGACACCCAAACGGCCTGGCTATGCCGTTTGTCCCTTGGATCACCATAACCCTGAACTGGCCTCTAGCCTCTACCGCATCGAACCAGGACAAGCCAATTATCCCCACTACCACCATCGGGGGGATGATATTTTCCTGATTGTGTCGGGTGTGGGTGAACTCATCACTTGCCCCATGACACCCCCTGCCGATTCTGTGGCGGCCACTGCCTTGACTCGCACCCCTGTGGAGACCGGCTCCTACGTCCATGTGGATGCCCAATGTCTGCACTGGCTGCGGAATTTATCCCCTGATCAGCCCTTGTATTACTTGAATATTGCACCGCTGTCCCACGAGAGCGATCGCGTCGATGTGACCATCGAGGGCTGGAACCCAAAAAGTACTTAA
- a CDS encoding hemerythrin family protein, with translation MIQRFEWTDRLSTGVPTLDIQHKELVAAINDLADAIEQGRGASRIKQLIVFMKYYAEWHFENEESCAAKYQCPLAEVNHRAHEQFIGLFEELQQQYRHSQADESVAVMIHGKLADWLVNHIMKIDKEIGQHICAHR, from the coding sequence ATGATACAACGCTTTGAATGGACAGATCGCCTGAGTACTGGCGTGCCAACGCTTGACATTCAGCACAAGGAGCTAGTTGCCGCGATTAATGATCTTGCCGATGCCATTGAACAGGGGCGGGGGGCTTCTCGTATTAAACAGCTCATTGTGTTTATGAAATACTACGCTGAGTGGCACTTTGAGAATGAGGAAAGCTGCGCTGCTAAATACCAGTGCCCCTTAGCAGAGGTCAACCATCGCGCCCATGAACAATTCATCGGGCTCTTTGAGGAGCTTCAGCAGCAGTATCGCCACAGTCAAGCGGATGAGTCTGTTGCCGTGATGATTCATGGTAAATTGGCGGATTGGTTGGTCAACCACATCATGAAAATTGATAAGGAAATTGGCCAGCACATCTGTGCCCACCGCTAG